The sequence CCTCTTTCAGTGAGCAATGGCTGGTGTTCTATCCAACCTGTATTACAGCACCAAGGATGTGAAGGATCTGGTGGCTGCCTATCAACGTGAAGGAGATGCGGGTCTTCAATTGGCCATCAATGAAAAATCCAAGCAGTTCGAAAATGTACGGATCAAGATTGCAGTGATGGGTGAGTCCGGGTCAGGCAAATCGACCCTGATCAATGCCCTGCTTGAGTTGGATGAGGAAAGGGCTGCCCCTACCGGCGGTAAAGAGACCACCACTGAAATAACACCTTACGCTCACCCCACCCTTCCTAACGTTCAGTACGATGACTTCCCCGGGTTCAACACACCAAAGTTTCCGGTGAAAGAGTTCATGAAGAAAACCAACTTTTCCCAGTATGATTTGGGCATCATTGTCACTGCTGCTCGGTTCACGGAGAATGACAAGTTATTGGCTGAAGCACTGAAGAAGGCAGGCAAACCTTTCTACCTGGTGCGCTCTAAGATCGACGACACCATCAGGGCAGAAAGCCGCAAGAAGGGTTACAACCAGGAGGATATGTTCCAGGACTTGAGGAAATATTGTATCTCCTCACTAGAGTTAGCAGGGGTAAAAAATACTCCCGTTTTCCTCTGTTCTGCATTTGACCTTGACCAGTTTGATTTTCCTAAATTAAGGGAGGCTGTGGTATCCAATCTCTCTGAGACACAGAAGAATCTATTCATCACAGCTCTCCCCAACACATCTGAAGAGGCTATAGAGAGAAAATGTCAGGCTCTGCGGCCTTTCATCCAGATGCTGTCTGCCGTATCGGGGTCTATCGGTGTAGTTCCCATTCCGGGTTTGTCCCTTGCCTGTGACCTGGCGCTCATTATCACTGGTATCCTGTACATACGGATGACCCTTGGTCTGGATGAGGCGTCACTCAGCAAACTGGCCCAGAGAGTGGGGATCAGTGTAGAGGATCTGAAGAAAGGTACTGAGCACAACTGGGTGTTTGGGGAGATCACACGTGAGCAGGTAGTGCTGTTGATGCAGAGAAGCACAGTGGCAATGGTGCTGACAATCGCCGAGCCCTTCCTTGATTTTGTCCCCATTATAGGCTCTATCTTTGGGGCAACATCATCCTTTGGGGTGACTCTCATGATGCTGAACAGTTCACTGGATGCAATGGTGGAGACAGCTAAAATTGTCCTGCAAAATGCCAAGGCAGCCGCTTCCCCTGAAGGCTGTTATCAGAGTGCCCGTCTTACTCTACCCCAGAGGGACATCACACCATCCTAATATCTAGCACCCGAAATCAAGGTCTTTCTGAAACCCACCCATCTggacgagagattctgcagatactggaaatcaatgCATCAATGGGGGAATAAACAATACATCAGGACTCCTGTTAATCCTCACACAGCTTGAGTCCAAGTGTTTCCTGTTACCCTTATAAGGAAGGCTATCCCTTTTACCATAATTTCTGGGAGCTGTTTCTCCATAGTCACTGCCTGACCCAATGACCCACCCACCTCTTCAgggtttatttcagatttccagtatctgcagcatTGAGCATCAGAATTTAGATTCAGTCATCCTGCTGTAGATGTTTAATGTcacatgctgaaaatccaaagcaacccacacaaaatgctggaggaactgagcacgtcaggcaacatctatggaaaagaataaacagtcgacgtttcaggtagTGACACTGCATCAGAACTGGAGGGTCTGGTGCCTCACCTACCATTGAACAGTTCCAGTGACAGCAGATTGACaatgattacatttcttccccctaTCCAGTGCCAGGTCCAGTAAGGTATGGATTTGTGTCACTGTTCCCAGCTTCGATGTCGAATCGTTCAGCTCAATAAATTCAATTTCCTCAGCCCTGCTGGAATTTAAACACAATCTCCTGTGTTATTGAGTTCAAGTATTGATGCAGTAGCTAAATCTGACAAGTAGTGTGCACATTCCCTTCATCATAGTGCAGCTTAATGTTTGTTTTCTTCATCTGTAATATTTCGATGTACTTTTGAATTGTGATTAAAAGATCTGACAAAAGCAAGCAACTGCCTCTTGGTCAGTGCTCATTCTTTGTGAACAGCGATGAATTCCATTAACCTTCACAAATCCCCGTCTCCAGTGCAACCAGGTGACTCAATGTATCAGGAGAGAGGGCAGGGTAACAACACAGAGGTTTTACTGCACAGTAGCTGACAGGATTACTGACCCGAAATACAATACATTGTCATAGAGTCATTAATGCAAAGAGTAGCGCAGCATAAaaacaggctattcggcccatctagtccttgcagGACTTGTTATTCTGTCTGGCCCCATCGACCAGTATGTAGACCATAGCCAACCATGCTTCCCCATTCATGTACATTTACaaatctctcttaaatgttgaaagcaaATCTAAATCCATTACTTCCACTGGCAGGTGTTTCCACATTGCCACCACATATTTCCTCAGGTACTTATTAAGTATTTCACCTGTCACACTCACTGTATTACCTCAAGTAAGAGTCCCACCCAACAACAGGGGAAAAAGGCGTCTTGCATTTACACTAATTGGACTCCTCCTCATTTGCTACTCATTGACTCAGTGAGGGCTGGATGTTCTGAAAGTTACTGATATTGTACAGAGCCTTTAATCAATAATGGGATCCCTCAGTCTGCTGGATTTCACAATACACAGAATGGACACTCGTGCTGGGGAAATCTCATTTTCTGGAAGGATTCAATCGCTCTGCTGAAGGATTGACAAAcctcatcctctccaatccagttgCTGCAAATCTGTCCAGTATCAGCCAAATCCAGGCAGAAACAGGAGCATCCACAAGATATGGTGGGCCATCAGGAGCAGAAATATTACCCTGCACTATGTATAAAATCAAGGTCCGAGAGTCAGTTATTCATCATTAGAGTAAAGCCAGATCCTCACAGCCCAGTGTGTCCATCACACACAATTACAGTCAAggtatgcagtagaacagagtgatttaggaataatggtgcatagttccctgaagctgTAATTTCATGTGggtagagtggtgaagaaatcttttggtacgttggcctttataaatcagagcattgagtatcggagttaggatgtaatgttaaaattgtacaaggtattggtaaggccaaatttggagtactgtgtacagttctggtcaccggattatcagaaagatgtcaacaaaatagagagagtatagagaaggtttactagaatgttacctgggtttcagcacccaagttatagagaaaggttaaacaagttaggtctttattctttagagcatggaaggttgaggggggacttgatagaggtgtttaaattATGGGGGGGATAGACagtgttgacgtggataggctttttgcattgagagtaggggagattcaaacaagaggaaatgagttgagagttagggggcaaaagtttaggggtaatacgAGCGGGAACATCTTTACTTAGCGAGTGGTAGATGTGtgcaacgagcttccagtagaagtggtaggttcggtattgtcatttaaagtaaaattggataggtatatggataggaaaggaatggagagttatggactGAGAGCAGGTAGgaggaactaggtgagagtaagcattcagcacggactagaagggccgagatggcctgtttcgatGATgcagttgttatatggttataggtaTCTGACCACCCTGGGGCCGGTGATGTACCAACCTCACAAAGTTGCCACAGAAATTAACTGTTAACCATACATTAATGAAACAGCAATGGCACAGTCCTTAACCAATGAGATTAAAGCTCTGAATTCCCAACACAATTGGGGTTGGCCAATTGTAGTAACAATATTCTCGGGACAACACTCCGGTATTCCTAGGGTCAGCATCCACAGTGCAAACTTCATCACTGATTCATCAGTGACCTTCCTTCCTTCAGAAGCTCAGATGTTGAACTAACCACAAACACATTCCCATTCACAACTCCTGTGCAAATGAAGCATTGTCTGCCTGTAAGTAACAAGATGTATTCAACATCCAGACACAGGCTGCAGAACCTGGAGAAACACACTCAGTCTCTTGCCTCTGGTCCATCATTCAGAAACATCATGACCGATTGTTAAACTCATTCACAGCACTAATATCTTACTCTTGccatttgaactccatctgccattgctccatatctgcaactgatctgtatCGTACTGcactctttgccagtcttctacacaatCCAGAACTccgccaatcttggtgtcatccacaaactgacttacccacccatctatattatcatcctggtcatttatttatatataaatatatatatatatagaaatatatatatatatagaaatatatatatatatatatattataaacaacTAAGGTCCCAGTgccgatccctgcagaacatcagtAATTAGAGAACACTAGCTCAAATAAGTCCCCTGTGACCATAAGGCcttaagacttaggagcagaattaggccattcagaccattgattctgcaccgccattccttcatggctgatcctggattccaCTAAACCCCATACACctatgggtgtaaagggagtagagaaggAGACTCAGGAAACAACCCAGGgtggcacctgtgttgagggtcagaggggcagaggtgagggacctCATCCTTACCATCTGTTGGCTATCcaataggaagtctaggatccagcagCGGAAGGTGGGGtgcaggctgaggtctctgagattCCTGTCGAGTCTggaaggaattatggtgttgagtgCTGAACTGCCATCCAACAACAGCATTCTAAAGTATGCATTCCCTTTtgggttcaagtttattgtcataaacCATACACATCTACAGTACACAgctcaaagaaaaaaaaacaaacaaaacttaATAAATACAGCCCTACACAGCACGTGTTGTGATCCAGCCCATACTGTCCgaaaatattagcacaagtcctgTGTTGTATGACAGTTGTATGAAGATTGACAGTACTGATatacagagggatctttgggtcctTGGCAGCATAAATGTGATTGCTTGGGTTCTTCAAATGGTAAAATTTGTTCtcctgacattgagggaaatgttgttgtcatgacaacatgtcactaagctctctatctcccccccccccaccccgtctgcCAAGTCATCATTATTTGACAGACTCTCACTACATTAGAATGATCTACAAACTTGTAGGTGGAGGTAGAACAGAATATGGACACTCAAGTTGTAAATGTACTGGGTGTATAGGAGGATGAGGAATTTACAGTAGTCCGACCAGCAATAAAACACACTCGGATAATTAATAAAATCGCATGGGAACGAAGtatacacgcacgcacacacacgcacaatacAATACCCAATTCCCCGACTCTGTGTGGGCACACCTCTTCTGCTTAGGGACAATACCCACACTCCCAACCTTATTCAATGCACAACTCACCAACAGCAGTGTGGTCCCTTGGAGAAAGCAAGAAAGAGcacaacacgaggaaatctgcagatgctggaaattcaaacaacacacacaaaatgctggtggaacacagcaggccaggcagcatctataggagaagcactgtcgacgtttcgggccgagacccttcatcaggactaaccgaaaggaaagatagtaagagatttgaaagtagtggggggagggggaaatgcaaaatgataggagaagaccggagggagtgggatgtagctaagagctggaaaggtgattggcgaaagtgacacagagctggagaagggaaaggatcatgggacaggaagtctcaggagaaagaaagtggggggagaccAGAGGGAGAAAGAGCACACGTGGCTTCCTTTATAGTGCAGCAGGACTGGCAGGCCCAGCCCACGTGATTCACAGGGCAGCCAATGGCTCGGTCAGTGCCAGCAGGGTTAAACTGATTACAAAGGCCAATAGCCCGAGGTGAAGTACAAGGCTAATTAAAAGGGCCAATGGTTAGGAGTTCGTTGAAAGGCGGGGAGAGGTAAAACCTTGATTGGCAGGTGGCGTGTCTTCCGACCAGATAATAGAAAAGTGTTGTCACGTGATATCACGGTCACTCCAATACAGTCCACCCCTCGGAACTCACTCCATTCGTCAAGCACTCATTCTCGTTATCATCGCTGTGTGTGGACAGTATTATGTTGTGCTTGCCAAATTGTTCACATCACGTAtgccttttttttatttctataaaGTCACAATTAGCATTAAGCTTGGAAGTAGTTAAGTGTAAGACTTCCTTTTAAGATATCTTACATTCCTGCTCACTGTGTCCTATGTAATCGACCAGTGGATGACGGTTGCCCACCATCCCCCCAGGGACATAAACGGCCACCAGCGTCCCAGTGAGGTGTCTTGCTGGAGGAGCTGGTCCCTCGATTTTTGAATTTCAGCCACCGAGTCCCGAATGTGAGCAGCCAAGTGGGTAATGTTACTCGACTCGTCAGGGATAAACATGCAGCACTCCTTACCAGTCACTGCATCAGCCGCGAGCAGGTGAGGCACAGGAGTaccttcagccagagactcattccaccgagatgtaacactgaacgtcataggaagtca comes from Hypanus sabinus isolate sHypSab1 chromosome 12, sHypSab1.hap1, whole genome shotgun sequence and encodes:
- the LOC132402587 gene encoding interferon-inducible GTPase 5-like; translation: MAGVLSNLYYSTKDVKDLVAAYQREGDAGLQLAINEKSKQFENVRIKIAVMGESGSGKSTLINALLELDEERAAPTGGKETTTEITPYAHPTLPNVQYDDFPGFNTPKFPVKEFMKKTNFSQYDLGIIVTAARFTENDKLLAEALKKAGKPFYLVRSKIDDTIRAESRKKGYNQEDMFQDLRKYCISSLELAGVKNTPVFLCSAFDLDQFDFPKLREAVVSNLSETQKNLFITALPNTSEEAIERKCQALRPFIQMLSAVSGSIGVVPIPGLSLACDLALIITGILYIRMTLGLDEASLSKLAQRVGISVEDLKKGTEHNWVFGEITREQVVLLMQRSTVAMVLTIAEPFLDFVPIIGSIFGATSSFGVTLMMLNSSLDAMVETAKIVLQNAKAAASPEGCYQSARLTLPQRDITPS